The DNA window TCTGCCAAGCTCAACACACACTGAAAAACTCAGTCTTACTCACAGACTCCTTTGGTCCCTAATAGGACTCATGAGAAATGGCTCAACAATTCAGACCActttctgcttttgcagaggatctcAGTTCTGTTCCCAAGCACCTATGTCAGGCATGTCACAAGCACatataactccatttccagggaatctaacaccTTCTTGGGGATTCCAAGggtacttgcacacacatgcatatacatacacaaaaacacacaggtatatacataatttaaaataataaaataaatagtattttttaaaagactcacATGTTCAGTATTACATCCAGTGACCCTCACGCCAGCACACAAGGCACTGGCCGCTCTCTCATTATTAAACACTCTGAACTGAACATATCCTGCAGTAAATTCccctgaaaagaaaaggaaaaaaagcgcTTAAGAAAGGGTCCAGAAATAGTTGTCTTAAGGTCAATATAGAGAGTGTAAGTGCAAGACACAGATTCTACTTCAACACATTAGAAACACTGGTTACAGCTAGGTGGTGGTGTAcagctttagtcccagcatttggaaggcagaggtaggctgatctcagagttcaaggccagcctgttctacagaatgagttccagaacaaccaaagCTACACATaaaaacactgtttcaaaaactgaaaagaaagaaaggaggaagagacagggggagggagggagagagagagaaggaggcagggagggagtgagagcaggaagagagaagaaagagagaaaaaattaaaggaaggaaggaaagggagaaagaaagaaagaaagaaagaaagaaagaaagaaagaaagaaagaaagaaagaaagaaagagaaagaaagagagaataaaagagacagagagaataattGACTGACTGGTGGAATGTGACACCTCTGTGACACATTGCTGAAGCATCCCACCAGCAAACATAGCCAGGAGGAGCCTGTTCCAAACCCCAGAGCCCAGAAGTTAGTATTCAAAAGACCCCAAACTGCTGAAGGCTTCTATGAAGataaacaaaggaagagaacacTGACCTCCGAGGGACAGTCACAGCAGCTAGCCAGTATATTGACTCTGCtcattttaaacttttatataCCAACCATAAGTAATAAGAGCTTGAAATTATACAGCATAGGCTCAACCTCTCTGAGGGGTAAGAGCCACCTTTGCATTTATATTAAATAACACAATAGTCACCCCTTACAACAGAAATCAAACtccattttgtttctgttgttctcggttttttgttgtttttgtttttgttgttgctgttgctgctgctgctgctgttttgcaGCATGAACATCGACCTGGCCTATCCCTGAGAAAGCACTGGATGGTATAAGGATTGCTAGAAGTCGATTCTAGAGCTAAACTTCCCCAGTGCAAATGCCAACTCTCCTGCTTATCCCTTGTGCTCTCAGCCAAGTTCCTGAACCTTCAGTGCTCCAATCTCCTGGTCTGTAAACTGGGTTAGTTATAGTTCAGAGCTCAAGGGTAATCATGAGAATAAagtgaaacaaaacacaaacattcacacaagAAGAGCAGGCTGCAATGGTTGGTAAATGACTGCTACTTATCATAACTGAATTGATCACCCATGTCCTGCAGAGAGTTCAGAGGAGCATTAATAGACTCACTCTGGCCAGAGGGGGAGTAATAAGAGGCTGTCTTCCGAGCATCACCAAAGTCATAGACCACAGGTAATGCTGGGCCATTGTCAGTCCAACACTTTCCTTCTCCGTATTTCACTGGGTACTtctacaaagaagaaaagaaggtacTGGGTAAGGACTACAGCATTGGAACTTCCATGATTGCTGCCCTGCCTGGAGAAGCATTGCACTGGCCCAGTAACTGAGACTGTTTCCAAACCAGCCAGACAAGAAagattccttccctctcccctctcccctctcccctcacccctAGCCCCTTGCCCCTCGCCCCTCTCCCtcgcccctctccctcccccctcctccccctccctctactctgcTTTCTACAtatcccttccctttgccttcctTGGCTCAAATGTTCTAAGAGAACCATCATTATTCTTTAGAGTTAGGGAAATATGGGTCACAAGCCTGTGGGGTGATAGATCGCGCCCAACCTCAAACACCTGCCTCTCTCCACACCCATGAGAAGAAGCCTCAGCCAGTTGTTTTGAGTACCTTGTAGAGGCCAAACAGATTATGTCCCAAGTGCTGCAGGAAGCCAGTGAAGGTGCGGTACCTCAGCAGGGAGCTCTTCCTCCAGTTGTGCAGGGGGCTTTTGTTGGGCACGTGCCAGATGCCCAGGTTCTCAGCCTGGATGTCAAAGTAGCCAGGGTTCTGGAAAGCAAGCAACAATGAGCCTGACCAGTGCAGGAGAGTTCACTGAGCAAAAGACCCATATGCACAGTGCTCAGCAGAGCTGACTTCTCTGGGCTCCAGCCATGCTCAGATACCCCCAGTTCCAAGGATAATGGTCCCACTACCACCTACTTACCTTTGAGCCTAGATGGGTGAGTTTGGGATTCAGGATCAGTACTTTTCACTTCTTCATCCCTATGTCAAGGGGTGACCTTCCAGCCCTCTccctggcatgcttgagccacacTCACATCCTCACACTTTCCCAGCATGGACCACAGAGGGCACCAACCTTGTAGTCATCACTTGTGGCAGCCTCTGCAGACCCAAAGGTGTTGTAGTTGGCCCAGTTGCCATCCCCCTCTGGGTAGTCAGCTCTGTTGCCTTGCTGACTGGACCAGCGATCACCCACAGTGCACTTCCCACGCATGTTGTTCTCATGCACACTAGCCACCAGGGTCCAGCCACCACCTGCAGTGGTCATGTCACAGAAGGTCTGGTAGATGACACCATTCTTCGTGCGCAGGAAATAGAGACCATCTGTGGAGAGAACCGGTCCACAGTCTTCCTCTGTGCAGGCTCAGTTACCATCTCAGCTCCAGAAGCCAGATGGCTCTAGGATCTACAAAAATGGCTAATTCCTCATCCCCTGAGTGTCCTACCACATGTGTTTCTGGGGATACTGGGTTCCACCTGAGTTCACTAAGCCATGTTTCTTGACTGAGGCAGAACAGAGTTACTCAAAATGACAGTGATGTTTCTCCTAAAGTTAAACACAGTATTATCAAAGGATTTAGCAACTACACTTAATATGTACAAAGTACTGGGAACAGGGACTCAGTTACATACATTCATGTTCCTTACAGCTCTGGTCACAAGACCTGAAAGGCAGAAACAACCCAAGGATTTCTCTCTATTTAAatagaagaataagaataagaataagaataagaataagaataagaataagaagaagaagaagaagaagaagaagaagaagaagaagaaagaagaagaagaagaagaagaagaagaagaagaagaagaagaagaagaagaagaagaagaagaagaagaagaagaaaattactGTGCTGTACATTATATGCAGTAAGTACTGTGTCCATTCCTGTATATCCAATAGATCAAGAAGAGTGAAGTGGATTGGAGAAAtagtcagcggttaagagcaagcACTGCTCTATCAGAGGACTTGACTTAGCTTCCTGGCATTGATACTCGGTAGTCAGTGTACAAGTGCCTGTTCCCCCAGCTCCAGAAGACTGGATGCCCTCTTCAGGATGCACACACGTACACCTTCCTGTCCACAAACATGTAActaataataatttatataaattaagtGTCCTATAGATGccccctcttctgaactctgcagAACATGTATGAGCCTTGAAGCATAGTACTGAAATAAGGCAGACTACTCATATGAGGTAACAAGAATGAACAGATTCATAGATAGAGGAAACAGAACAGAAGTTCCCAGGGACTACAGGAAGGCATTGCTTGGTGACTACAGAGTTACTATTTAATGTTCTGGAGATGGACAGTGGTGGTCCATACCATTGTGAACGGTATTCTTACTTCTGAAACACTTTAAAATGGTTTAAGCAGCAATTTTTATCTACTCTTGTATATGTTAGCACATTttccatattaaaaaaataaagcaaaaaataatGATAAAGGCTGGAGCTGGACAGATGTTTCCAAGATAAAGAGCAGCActtgctcttcttccagagggcctgagatCAATTcctacaaccacatggtggctcacatccatctgcaatcgaatctggtgccctcttctggcatgcgaGCATAGgtgcagaacactgtatacatgaTTGATTAACagatatagataggtaggtaggtaggtaggtaggtaggtaggtaggtaggtagatagatagatagatagatagatagatagatagatagatagatagatagatagacaaaaaaATAACTGTTCCAGGGGACAAAAGCCTGATTTCCTAACTGGGTTTTGTTTGCACTTTTGAGTTAGGGTTTCCCCAGGCTGGCTTAGAGCTTACAATCCTTTGCCCTCAGCTCCCAAGTTTTAGGATTACAGTGTACTCTTAAATGCTTCCTCACTCACCTTGTGCCTTTGTGTGCTCCTGCTTGATTTCCTTGCAGCTTCTgggcagagaggaaaagaaagaattgcCCCACCTGTTGGTGTCCAGGTTCTCTTCAGCTAGGGAAGATGCAGAGGTTCACTGTTATGTGACACCCAGGCTCCCCTTGTCATTCATCCTAATCTCCTTCCGTGACACCTGAAAGCTTCACTCTGAGAATCCAcaaggaagaaagacaagagaCTTGACAGCAGGGGAGCACTGAGTCCTAAGTCCTGAGGGGAGCACTGTGTTCAATGTCCCGAGTAAAGTGAAGTCCAGCTTTGCAGGTAGAAGAAATGCCTAATGAGCCTGAAGCATGGGTACTGAGGTCTGCAGTGCAGAGACTTGACCAAGAGACCATAGAAGGAAGAGCTTTGCAAAATAGCCTGGACTCTTCAAAGTCCTAGAAGGGCAGAAACAGACTTTGGGGTCAGAAGTACTCTGGGGTAAATCTCCACGTTCACAAGTCAAGTCCTTCTGGGCTGTAGTCACCGTATTCCCTGGTGCCTAACGTCAAGCTGAGAAAGACTTCACAAGACTATCCTGTGAAGATAAGACAGCATTTGAGGACTTGCCTTTTTccttaaaaatactaaaaaagtAGTGAAGATGAATTATACATTTGTAAAATACCACTGAGTTCTTGTAGAGAGTAGGCCTGAAGAAAATGTTGTCTGGGCACAAACTAGACCATGATTTTGGCTCTGAAACCCTAAAGCTACAGTCCTAAGCTTGAGGAGTGATTGGGACAGAACACAATTCTTGCTAAGCTTGCTAACTGACAGGGAAAAGACACAGTTTTGTAGATGTTTCCCATGAGccacagacaggcacagagacTGGACCAGGACTCAGGGTCTCAATCTCACTGCCTCAGGACGGTTTCTTCCAGAGGCATTAAGCACCCACCCTACATCTCAAAGGCATCATCTCAATGGGGATGGTTGTATTTGTATGTTCAGGAATATAGAGTATATATCCACAATTAAGGAAAAGAGGCATACTTTGCTGAGAGTAGGGGTTTGGCGTAGTTGGGAAGGGCTGGAAGGGATGATAAAATGAGTGGAAAATTAATacaattgtttttaatttaaaagaaaatttaaaaggcatGATCAGCTGGTCTGCGATGTCTTTAAG is part of the Mus musculus strain C57BL/6J chromosome 1, GRCm38.p6 C57BL/6J genome and encodes:
- the Itln1 gene encoding intelectin-1a precursor, translated to MTQLGFLLFIMVATRGCSAAEENLDTNRWGNSFFSSLPRSCKEIKQEHTKAQDGLYFLRTKNGVIYQTFCDMTTAGGGWTLVASVHENNMRGKCTVGDRWSSQQGNRADYPEGDGNWANYNTFGSAEAATSDDYKNPGYFDIQAENLGIWHVPNKSPLHNWRKSSLLRYRTFTGFLQHLGHNLFGLYKKYPVKYGEGKCWTDNGPALPVVYDFGDARKTASYYSPSGQREFTAGYVQFRVFNNERAASALCAGVRVTGCNTEHHCIGGGGFFPEGNPVQCGDFASFDWDGYGTHNGYSSSRKITEAAVLLFYR
- the Itln1 gene encoding intelectin-1a isoform X1 encodes the protein MTQLGFLLFIMVATRGCSAAEENLDTNRWGNSFFSSLPRSCKEIKQEHTKAQDGLYFLRTKNGVIYQTFCDMTTAGGGWTLVASVHENNMRGKCTVGDRWSSQQGNRADYPEGDGNWANYNTFGSAEAATSDDYKNPGYFDIQAENLGIWHVPNKSPLHNWRKSSLLRYRTFTGFLQHLGHNLFGLYKKYPVKYGEGKCWTDNGPALPVVYDFGDARKTASYYSPSGQREFTAGYVQFRVFNNERAASALCAGVRVTGCNTEHVLLCHSVFLSTASVEEDSSQKVTPCSVETLRHLIGMDMELTMGTAVAGR